In Bifidobacterium sp. ESL0745, one DNA window encodes the following:
- a CDS encoding helix-turn-helix transcriptional regulator → MAVQMQLGGQIRDHREAMGLSQDDLAGRIFVSRQTVSNWETGRTYPDVQNLLLLGNLFGITLDELVKGDVEKMNEEIKRNRRKILFWTIVMWVLFAFCVVYAFVDAYTRGRYWNKWWSLIVIPVAFAAAGSAVHCDKLQKKLDVITFRELLAYVSGKPVDRTHRNNVVSIVAGVLLVALFIGVYIWLSW, encoded by the coding sequence ATGGCGGTGCAGATGCAGTTGGGCGGTCAGATTCGTGACCATCGTGAGGCGATGGGCTTGTCGCAGGACGATTTGGCCGGCAGGATCTTCGTCTCCCGCCAGACGGTCTCGAACTGGGAGACCGGCCGTACCTATCCTGATGTGCAGAACCTGTTGCTGCTGGGCAATCTTTTCGGCATCACGCTGGATGAACTGGTCAAAGGAGACGTCGAGAAGATGAACGAGGAAATCAAACGTAACAGGCGGAAAATCCTATTCTGGACGATCGTAATGTGGGTTTTGTTCGCATTTTGCGTCGTATACGCCTTTGTTGACGCTTATACGCGCGGGCGATATTGGAACAAATGGTGGAGCCTTATCGTTATTCCTGTGGCTTTCGCCGCTGCCGGTTCGGCCGTTCATTGCGACAAATTGCAGAAAAAGCTCGATGTCATAACGTTCAGGGAGCTGCTGGCCTATGTTTCCGGCAAACCCGTGGACCGCACCCATCGCAACAATGTTGTGTCCATCGTTGCAGGCGTGCTGCTAGTCGCGCTTTTCATCGGAGTCTATATCTGGCTGAGTTGGTGA
- a CDS encoding MFS transporter: protein MDEQQNGQAGQGLGQAVKADAANVASVAAGKNAEVKAATDTAANVTSGASPAASAPGAAVKPPWNALWVLALALAMIVLDGSIVNVSIPVMIREIGLNLTDAQWVTSLYNIILAALLLPFGKLGDLKGRKLTLQVGVVVFVAGSVLAASSNGATLLLSARAVQAVGGALVMPSTLSIVSASFRGKNRAIAFGVWGSVMSAAAAIGPFLGGVFTQTIGWRWIFLVNVPLGVIVFISAIFFVPKTGGKAGASAMGAAAQKLAAADSSKSLAKPDGFDPLGIVLSALGSAFLLFGLIEGQTYGWLKPKGDFGIGGFKWGASWPVSVIPICIVLGIVFFALFIYTENSRARHARPVMLDLTLFRIPTFAMGNIAAGAIQAGEFVIMFVLPLYLINVRGLNMIPTGALLATMGLGAIVSGGLARPVTAKIGAPHTVQFGLIVEILSVVILMAMMRPNLPVAWMLIPFVLYGFGLGFAAAQLTSLVLSEVPVTQSGEGSATQSTVRQLGTGIGAALAGLVLSVMVTNIAPTALEGVRGLPSQLVSGLTISLDASAGSAIVGIRAQGTHGKLGALGPQVVDAMTSAFTRSSQWTLVAAIVLLAIGLIASVWVARAAKRDEVA from the coding sequence ATGGACGAACAACAGAATGGACAGGCTGGGCAGGGCCTTGGGCAGGCGGTGAAGGCCGATGCCGCAAACGTCGCTTCGGTTGCGGCGGGTAAGAACGCAGAAGTGAAAGCGGCTACCGATACTGCCGCCAACGTTACTTCCGGTGCTTCCCCTGCCGCCAGTGCTCCCGGCGCTGCCGTCAAGCCGCCGTGGAACGCGCTGTGGGTGCTTGCGCTGGCACTCGCGATGATCGTGCTCGACGGCTCCATCGTCAATGTCTCGATTCCGGTGATGATTCGCGAGATCGGCCTGAACCTGACCGATGCGCAATGGGTCACCTCGCTCTACAACATCATTCTCGCGGCGCTGCTGCTGCCGTTCGGCAAGCTCGGCGATCTCAAAGGCCGCAAGCTGACCCTGCAGGTCGGCGTGGTCGTTTTCGTCGCGGGTTCCGTGCTTGCCGCCTCATCCAACGGTGCCACGCTGCTGTTGAGCGCCCGCGCGGTGCAGGCCGTCGGCGGCGCGCTGGTGATGCCTTCGACACTTTCCATCGTCTCCGCTTCGTTCCGCGGCAAGAACCGTGCCATCGCGTTCGGCGTTTGGGGCTCGGTGATGAGCGCGGCCGCGGCCATCGGCCCGTTCCTCGGCGGGGTGTTCACCCAGACCATCGGCTGGCGCTGGATCTTCCTGGTCAACGTGCCGCTGGGCGTCATCGTCTTCATTTCGGCCATTTTCTTTGTACCGAAAACCGGCGGTAAGGCCGGTGCCTCTGCGATGGGTGCTGCTGCGCAAAAGCTTGCCGCTGCCGATTCCTCCAAGTCTCTCGCCAAGCCAGACGGTTTCGACCCGCTGGGCATCGTGCTTTCCGCACTGGGTTCCGCATTCCTGCTCTTCGGCCTGATCGAAGGCCAGACTTACGGCTGGCTCAAACCCAAGGGCGACTTTGGCATCGGCGGCTTCAAGTGGGGCGCGAGCTGGCCGGTTTCGGTCATTCCGATCTGCATCGTGCTCGGCATTGTCTTCTTCGCGCTGTTCATTTACACCGAAAACAGCCGCGCCCGCCACGCTCGTCCGGTGATGCTCGACCTGACGCTGTTCCGCATCCCGACCTTCGCGATGGGCAACATCGCCGCCGGAGCCATTCAGGCCGGCGAATTCGTCATCATGTTCGTCCTGCCGCTCTACCTTATTAATGTGCGCGGCCTCAACATGATCCCCACCGGCGCGCTCCTGGCGACCATGGGACTTGGCGCCATCGTCTCCGGCGGTCTTGCGCGTCCGGTCACCGCGAAAATCGGTGCCCCGCATACGGTGCAATTTGGCCTGATCGTCGAAATCCTCAGCGTCGTCATCCTCATGGCGATGATGCGGCCGAATCTGCCGGTCGCTTGGATGCTGATTCCGTTCGTGCTCTACGGTTTCGGACTCGGTTTCGCCGCCGCCCAGCTCACCAGTCTCGTGCTTTCCGAAGTGCCCGTCACCCAATCGGGAGAAGGCTCCGCGACGCAATCGACCGTCCGCCAGCTTGGCACTGGCATCGGTGCGGCGCTTGCCGGTCTCGTACTTTCCGTCATGGTCACGAACATCGCGCCGACGGCCCTTGAAGGTGTGCGCGGCCTGCCCTCGCAACTGGTTTCGGGACTCACCATATCGCTCGACGCCTCGGCCGGCTCGGCCATCGTCGGCATCCGTGCCCAAGGCACGCACGGCAAGCTTGGTGCCCTCGGCCCGCAAGTGGTCGACGCGATGACCTCGGCCTTCACCCGATCGAGCCAGTGGACGCTCGTCGCCGCCATCGTCCTCCTTGCCATCGGTCTGATCGCTTCAGTTTGGGTCGCCCGCGCCGCCAAGCGCGACGAGGTGGCATAG
- a CDS encoding TetR/AcrR family transcriptional regulator, with protein sequence MPRINEANLEEHRRHTMNALLDSAEKIMREQGGDALTPANVSKGAGIARNSIYRYVKDMKDLRRQLMARHMPQWVAALEKGLGDITDPAEIIVQWVKINLEQSILQGHDWMTQIPLSDAQTYRDDKKLWPKAGDATADGGGDSADDVSTEHHQNGDAANGNESENDGRSAEYCGGKTSPSAVSGNRRLAEGYPAASGDYSGCPVHHGKATRPRGPQTPNDQPLEPTQPSLHERVNAPIVAAWGQLCPQNPQVGIAVTEGLVSSGMKLLSGKGQTREIRADEISDIERAIRAIVKELREDN encoded by the coding sequence ATGCCACGCATCAACGAGGCCAATCTTGAGGAACATCGCCGTCACACCATGAACGCGTTGCTCGATTCGGCGGAAAAAATCATGCGTGAGCAGGGCGGCGACGCGCTCACCCCTGCCAACGTCAGCAAGGGCGCCGGCATTGCGCGCAATTCGATCTATCGCTACGTCAAAGACATGAAGGATCTGCGCCGGCAGCTTATGGCACGGCATATGCCGCAGTGGGTCGCGGCGCTGGAAAAGGGCCTGGGCGACATCACTGACCCGGCCGAAATCATCGTGCAGTGGGTGAAAATCAATCTCGAGCAGTCGATATTGCAGGGCCACGACTGGATGACACAAATACCGCTGAGTGATGCCCAGACCTATCGCGACGACAAGAAACTTTGGCCGAAAGCCGGGGACGCGACAGCCGATGGCGGCGGCGATAGCGCCGATGACGTCTCTACAGAACATCACCAAAACGGGGATGCAGCAAACGGAAATGAATCCGAAAACGACGGCCGAAGCGCCGAATACTGCGGCGGAAAAACTTCACCAAGCGCAGTTTCAGGCAATCGGCGATTGGCGGAGGGTTACCCCGCAGCTTCAGGCGACTATTCCGGCTGCCCGGTCCACCACGGGAAAGCCACCCGGCCGAGAGGACCTCAAACACCGAACGACCAGCCGCTCGAACCCACCCAACCCAGCCTGCACGAACGGGTCAACGCGCCCATCGTTGCTGCATGGGGTCAATTATGCCCACAAAATCCGCAGGTCGGCATCGCAGTGACGGAAGGGCTCGTTTCCAGCGGGATGAAGCTGCTGAGCGGCAAAGGCCAGACACGCGAAATCCGAGCCGACGAAATCAGCGACATCGAGCGCGCCATCCGTGCCATCGTCAAGGAACTGCGCGAAGACAACTGA
- the nrdH gene encoding glutaredoxin-like protein NrdH yields the protein MTVTVFTKPRCPQCEATKRQLNRANIAFETVDLTENPSTLEQLTQAGFRQAPVVITPDASWSGYRPDLIKQLATSAVETSADAKTAQTVLA from the coding sequence ATGACCGTTACCGTTTTCACCAAACCACGCTGCCCACAGTGCGAGGCGACCAAGCGTCAGCTGAACCGCGCGAACATCGCGTTTGAAACCGTGGACCTGACCGAAAACCCCTCCACCCTCGAACAGCTCACGCAGGCCGGCTTCCGCCAGGCACCCGTCGTCATTACGCCCGACGCCTCCTGGAGCGGCTACCGCCCGGATCTCATCAAGCAGCTCGCAACCAGCGCCGTCGAGACTTCCGCCGACGCCAAGACAGCGCAGACCGTTCTCGCCTAG
- the nrdI gene encoding class Ib ribonucleoside-diphosphate reductase assembly flavoprotein NrdI — translation MTPSVPEAKAKGDHIGAVVYFSSVSNNTARFIESCGFPDEGINVYRIPLRPKETPLQVREPYVLIVPTYGGGNIQKALLPQIRKFLNGHKNRSFIRGVISSGNRNFATAFCAAGDIISKKCHVPFMYNFELLGTPDDQRQVREGVRDFFLDAKKE, via the coding sequence ATTACGCCGAGCGTCCCTGAGGCCAAAGCCAAGGGCGATCACATCGGTGCCGTGGTCTATTTCTCATCGGTTTCGAACAACACCGCACGCTTCATCGAAAGCTGCGGATTCCCCGACGAGGGCATCAATGTCTACCGCATCCCGCTGCGTCCAAAAGAGACGCCGCTGCAAGTGCGCGAACCGTACGTCCTCATCGTGCCGACTTACGGCGGCGGCAATATCCAGAAAGCACTGCTGCCGCAAATCCGCAAGTTTTTGAACGGACATAAGAACCGCAGCTTCATTCGCGGAGTCATTTCCTCGGGCAACAGGAATTTCGCCACGGCCTTCTGCGCCGCCGGCGACATCATCTCCAAGAAATGCCATGTTCCGTTCATGTACAATTTCGAACTCTTGGGCACGCCGGACGACCAACGCCAGGTGCGCGAAGGCGTCCGCGACTTCTTCCTCGACGCGAAGAAGGAATAG
- the nrdE gene encoding class 1b ribonucleoside-diphosphate reductase subunit alpha, whose product MDNTVEDTGFDPEHDYHSLNAMLNLYDEDGKIQFDKDKEAERAYINTHVAENTKKFGSTAERLKYLIDNLYYDGKVFEQYTPEFLDSFYKHVEDFGFEFETFLGAFKFYRSYALKTFDGKQYLEDFPQRCAAVALELAAGDEKLAVKYVDEILSGRFQPATPTFLNLGKAQRGEPVSCFLVRIEDNMESIARGINSALQLSKRGGGVALLLTNLREQGAPIKHIEHQSSGVVPVMKLLEDSFSYANQLGARQGAGAVYLNAHHPDILRFLDTKRENADEKTRIKSLSLGVVIPDITFELAKRKEKMALFSPYDVERVYGKPFADISVTEKYDEMLHDDRIHKTYIDAREFFMTLGEVQFESGYPYILFEDTVNRANPIDGRVTMSNLCSEILQVQEASTYNDDLSYKHVGKDISCNLGSLNIAKAMDGGLADPVEIAIRALTSVSEQTHIDSVPSIKRGNEEGHSIGLGQMNLHGFLAREHMYYGSEEALDFTDMYFMTVAYHAYKASHKLAVERGHAFATFDKSDYAKPAGQGNYFDKYTDGRRSLDPKTQTVKDLFERFGIHIPTVSDWETLRDEILKDGIYNEYLQAVPPTGSISYINHSTSSIHPIASKIEIRKEGKVGRVYYPAPYMTNDNLDYFQDAYEIGWKKIVDTYAEATQHVDQGLSLTLFFPAGVTTRELNKAQIYAWRKGIKTLYYIRIRQQALEGTEVEGCVSCML is encoded by the coding sequence ATGGACAACACCGTCGAAGACACCGGTTTCGACCCGGAGCACGACTACCACTCACTCAACGCGATGCTCAATCTCTACGACGAGGACGGCAAGATCCAGTTCGATAAGGACAAGGAGGCCGAGCGCGCGTATATCAACACCCACGTTGCCGAGAACACCAAGAAGTTCGGCTCCACCGCCGAACGTCTAAAGTATCTGATCGACAATCTGTATTACGACGGTAAGGTCTTCGAGCAGTACACCCCCGAATTCCTGGACTCGTTCTACAAGCACGTCGAGGACTTCGGCTTTGAGTTCGAGACCTTCCTTGGCGCCTTCAAGTTCTACCGTTCCTACGCGCTGAAGACCTTCGACGGCAAGCAGTACCTCGAGGACTTCCCGCAGCGTTGCGCCGCCGTGGCACTTGAGCTGGCCGCCGGCGACGAAAAGCTCGCCGTCAAGTACGTCGACGAAATCCTTTCCGGGCGCTTCCAGCCCGCCACCCCGACCTTCCTCAATCTGGGCAAGGCGCAGCGCGGCGAGCCCGTCTCCTGCTTCCTCGTGCGCATCGAGGACAACATGGAGTCCATCGCCCGCGGCATCAACTCCGCCCTCCAGCTCTCCAAGCGCGGCGGCGGCGTGGCGCTGCTCCTGACCAACCTGCGCGAGCAGGGCGCCCCGATCAAGCACATCGAGCACCAGTCCAGCGGCGTTGTGCCGGTGATGAAGTTGCTCGAGGATTCCTTCTCCTACGCCAATCAGCTCGGCGCACGTCAAGGCGCGGGTGCCGTCTACTTGAACGCGCACCACCCCGACATCCTGCGCTTCCTCGACACCAAGCGCGAGAACGCCGACGAGAAGACGCGAATCAAGTCGCTGTCGCTCGGCGTCGTGATCCCCGACATCACCTTCGAGCTCGCCAAGCGCAAGGAGAAGATGGCCCTCTTCTCCCCCTACGACGTCGAGCGCGTCTACGGCAAGCCGTTCGCAGATATTTCGGTGACCGAAAAGTACGATGAGATGCTTCACGACGACCGCATCCACAAGACCTACATCGACGCCCGCGAGTTCTTCATGACCTTGGGCGAGGTGCAGTTCGAATCCGGATACCCCTACATCCTCTTCGAGGACACCGTCAACCGCGCCAACCCGATCGACGGCCGCGTCACGATGTCGAACCTCTGCTCCGAGATTCTGCAGGTTCAGGAAGCGTCCACCTACAACGACGACCTGAGCTACAAGCACGTCGGCAAGGACATCTCCTGCAACTTGGGATCCCTGAACATCGCGAAGGCGATGGACGGCGGCTTGGCCGACCCGGTGGAGATCGCGATTCGCGCCCTGACTTCTGTCTCCGAGCAGACCCACATCGATTCCGTGCCGTCCATCAAGCGCGGCAACGAAGAGGGCCACTCCATCGGCTTGGGCCAGATGAACCTGCACGGCTTCCTCGCCCGCGAGCATATGTATTACGGTTCGGAAGAGGCGCTGGACTTCACCGACATGTACTTCATGACCGTGGCCTACCACGCCTACAAAGCCTCGCACAAGCTGGCCGTCGAGCGCGGCCACGCCTTTGCGACCTTCGACAAGTCCGATTACGCCAAGCCGGCCGGCCAAGGCAACTACTTCGACAAGTACACCGATGGCCGCCGCTCGCTCGACCCGAAGACCCAGACCGTGAAGGACCTCTTCGAGCGCTTCGGCATCCACATCCCCACCGTCTCCGATTGGGAGACGCTGCGTGACGAGATCCTGAAGGACGGCATCTACAACGAGTACCTGCAAGCCGTGCCGCCGACCGGTTCGATCTCCTACATCAACCACTCCACCTCCTCGATCCACCCGATCGCCTCGAAGATCGAGATCCGCAAGGAAGGCAAGGTCGGCCGCGTCTACTATCCGGCGCCGTACATGACCAACGACAACCTCGACTACTTCCAAGACGCCTACGAAATCGGCTGGAAGAAGATCGTGGACACCTACGCCGAGGCCACCCAGCACGTCGACCAGGGCCTTTCGCTGACCCTCTTCTTCCCCGCCGGCGTCACCACGCGCGAGCTCAACAAGGCGCAGATCTACGCTTGGCGCAAGGGCATCAAGACCCTCTACTACATCCGCATCCGCCAGCAGGCGCTCGAGGGCACCGAGGTCGAGGGCTGCGTCAGCTGCATGCTCTAA
- a CDS encoding SDR family oxidoreductase — MTNNTYDFNGKVVIVTGGGTGIGRAVTQGFLDNGATVVAVGLRQGPLDETVNGYDKGHTHITDVSDHAQVKGLVQSVVAEFGHLDVVVSNAGIFEGGEIEHVSDEMWRKLFSVNLDGLFYLTKEALPYLIESHGNIVVNTSVSGLYGDWGQTAYNSTKHAMNGFVRCVALDYGAKGVRINAFAPSFIETDINQEVWSDPERMAPYTQRVALERTGRPDDCVGITLFLASDDAAYLTGLVVPVDGGTTAATGQGRNSYENDTRSAL, encoded by the coding sequence ATGACCAACAACACGTATGATTTCAACGGAAAAGTCGTTATCGTTACCGGCGGCGGCACCGGCATCGGACGGGCCGTCACACAAGGTTTTCTCGACAACGGCGCGACCGTGGTGGCTGTAGGGCTACGGCAAGGACCTCTTGACGAGACGGTGAACGGCTACGACAAAGGCCACACTCACATCACCGACGTTTCCGACCACGCGCAGGTCAAGGGACTCGTACAATCGGTCGTCGCCGAATTTGGTCATCTCGACGTGGTTGTCTCCAATGCCGGCATCTTCGAGGGCGGCGAAATCGAACATGTCTCCGACGAGATGTGGCGCAAGCTCTTCTCAGTCAACCTCGACGGCTTGTTCTATCTGACCAAGGAAGCCTTGCCTTATCTGATCGAATCGCACGGCAACATCGTGGTCAACACCTCAGTTTCCGGCCTGTACGGCGACTGGGGGCAGACGGCCTACAATTCCACCAAACACGCCATGAACGGCTTCGTGCGCTGCGTGGCCCTCGACTACGGCGCAAAGGGTGTGCGCATCAACGCATTCGCACCAAGTTTCATCGAAACCGACATCAACCAGGAAGTGTGGAGCGATCCCGAACGCATGGCGCCCTATACGCAGCGCGTCGCGCTGGAACGCACCGGCAGACCCGATGATTGCGTGGGGATTACACTGTTCCTGGCCTCCGACGACGCCGCATATCTGACCGGTTTGGTGGTCCCCGTCGATGGCGGCACCACGGCAGCGACCGGACAAGGACGCAATTCCTACGAAAACGACACCCGGTCTGCGCTTTAG
- a CDS encoding ribonucleotide-diphosphate reductase subunit beta: protein MTFTPLNWNLVGTDADTDRDAFNTMSANLWTPEQVSLADDAEDMRGLSETERLALVRIFAGLSSVESLQAGSATSALSADAGQDETGTRQAVLTAIAFGESIHTKAYSTLIAELGKNAGKTGGAHNTDAGSYASSIDSATADDTKNANDAAQSPFTWVQQNESMQEKLRLLNDAYATAINGAAAATNRDKNPGPNPDATADSANISLPTEIAAPNALASDSANGNGDDSAASRVPDLGTLKRLATAVLAEALVVQSGFYLPMWLSSHGTLTKSADIIRLINRDIVTSSSYLGAVYQRKLDPLNDTARETMRQYTYDLANNLYFSEEDYSYTLPYADLSLEDDTEKFLSHNANKALSYLGYPTLFPAEISQPNPAVIDELNDMESLTDTIKSGGLFSAGAGFASTNSASAAGAPTSTTSTDTTADNKAEETSDDDWDF from the coding sequence ATGACTTTCACCCCGCTTAATTGGAATCTCGTCGGTACGGACGCCGACACGGATCGCGATGCCTTCAACACCATGAGCGCGAACCTGTGGACGCCGGAACAGGTTTCGCTCGCCGATGACGCCGAGGACATGCGCGGGCTGAGCGAGACCGAACGGCTTGCGCTTGTCCGCATTTTCGCGGGGCTGTCCAGCGTCGAGTCCTTGCAGGCAGGCAGCGCGACCAGCGCCTTGAGCGCCGATGCCGGCCAGGATGAAACTGGTACACGCCAAGCGGTACTGACCGCTATCGCATTCGGCGAATCAATACACACCAAGGCCTATTCGACGCTTATCGCCGAACTTGGCAAGAATGCCGGTAAAACAGGCGGCGCACACAACACTGACGCCGGCAGTTACGCAAGTTCAATCGATTCCGCAACTGCAGACGACACCAAAAATGCCAATGATGCCGCTCAGTCCCCGTTCACATGGGTACAGCAGAACGAATCAATGCAGGAAAAACTAAGACTGCTCAATGACGCATATGCCACTGCCATCAATGGCGCGGCCGCAGCTACCAATCGGGATAAAAATCCGGGTCCAAACCCAGATGCAACTGCTGATTCGGCAAACATTTCGTTGCCTACAGAGATTGCCGCACCAAACGCTTTGGCCTCAGATTCCGCCAACGGCAATGGCGACGATTCTGCCGCCAGCCGTGTCCCCGACCTCGGAACCCTCAAGCGGCTTGCGACGGCGGTGCTTGCAGAAGCGCTGGTCGTTCAGTCCGGCTTCTATCTGCCAATGTGGCTTTCGAGCCACGGGACACTGACGAAATCTGCCGACATCATCCGTCTGATCAATCGTGATATCGTCACTTCCAGCTCATACCTTGGCGCTGTATACCAACGCAAGCTTGACCCCCTCAATGACACCGCCCGCGAAACCATGCGCCAGTACACTTATGACCTTGCGAACAACCTGTATTTCTCCGAGGAAGATTACAGCTACACGTTGCCATATGCCGATCTGAGTCTTGAAGACGACACGGAAAAGTTCCTAAGCCATAACGCCAACAAAGCGCTCTCCTACTTGGGCTATCCGACCTTGTTCCCCGCTGAGATCAGCCAGCCGAACCCGGCCGTCATCGATGAACTCAACGATATGGAATCACTGACGGACACGATCAAGTCCGGTGGCCTGTTCAGCGCCGGCGCGGGCTTTGCGTCGACCAATTCCGCGAGCGCAGCCGGGGCTCCGACTTCCACGACCTCAACCGACACAACCGCCGACAACAAGGCCGAAGAAACCAGCGACGACGACTGGGATTTCTAA
- a CDS encoding putative ABC transporter permease: MGTAPDNENSKESSASKMLRDSAQTSANALGKAASTAADAVVHSATKAAEGVGDASRNLANHASQHLTLIGRIYGVLVLLVGLVGVPYVGYEIFEGVRKFVTGRLHADPLDLTFILTCAQAVVSFANAVALIVFGVMLLRDMRRHAARWAYVMMAVTFVQGMLSLALQGIGLGVGLSVIQVAILVALAIALDPALIGERAVQRKLKRMDEHDEYIEAKGAGMLGRDPSGKGYVELNVFNVFWLFVVGCVGGLIVEEIYHLIFFNEWQDRAGLIWGPFSPIYGFGVVVLTMCLNRLWHANAVLIFFASAIIGGTFEAFVSWFMQVAFGVIAWNYSNDWLPLFGGRTSGKYMVFWGLAGLIWLRELLPRILKFINLIPWKWRYALTAVALVLMLIDIVVTLMALDCWYGRVAGLPQTSPVARFFGEHFGNAVMKQRFQTMSINPQWSGRG; the protein is encoded by the coding sequence ATGGGGACTGCTCCCGATAACGAAAATTCAAAGGAATCGAGCGCTTCGAAGATGTTGCGAGACTCGGCGCAAACTTCGGCGAACGCCCTGGGCAAGGCGGCCAGCACCGCTGCGGATGCCGTCGTTCATTCGGCCACGAAAGCCGCAGAAGGTGTCGGTGACGCCTCGCGAAACCTTGCGAACCATGCGTCGCAGCACCTGACCTTGATCGGCCGGATCTATGGCGTTTTGGTGCTGCTGGTCGGTCTGGTCGGCGTACCGTATGTCGGCTATGAGATTTTCGAAGGCGTCCGGAAATTTGTTACCGGCCGGCTTCACGCTGACCCGCTCGACCTGACGTTTATACTTACCTGCGCCCAGGCGGTTGTTTCGTTTGCCAATGCCGTCGCTTTGATTGTATTTGGCGTCATGTTGCTGCGCGATATGCGCAGGCACGCGGCGCGATGGGCGTATGTGATGATGGCTGTGACATTTGTTCAGGGCATGTTGTCGCTGGCGCTGCAAGGTATCGGCCTCGGCGTGGGGCTTTCCGTGATTCAGGTCGCCATCTTGGTAGCGCTCGCCATTGCGCTCGATCCAGCATTGATCGGCGAACGCGCCGTGCAGCGCAAGCTCAAACGGATGGACGAGCACGATGAATACATCGAGGCGAAAGGCGCGGGCATGCTCGGCCGTGACCCGAGCGGCAAAGGCTACGTTGAGCTCAATGTTTTCAACGTGTTCTGGCTTTTTGTGGTCGGCTGCGTCGGTGGGCTCATCGTCGAGGAAATCTATCATCTCATCTTCTTCAACGAATGGCAGGACCGCGCGGGGTTGATCTGGGGCCCGTTCTCGCCGATTTACGGGTTCGGGGTCGTGGTACTGACGATGTGTCTGAACCGGCTTTGGCACGCCAACGCCGTCCTGATTTTTTTCGCCAGCGCGATTATCGGTGGAACGTTCGAAGCGTTCGTCAGCTGGTTCATGCAGGTTGCTTTCGGCGTCATCGCCTGGAATTATTCAAATGACTGGCTGCCGCTTTTCGGCGGGCGAACCAGCGGCAAATACATGGTTTTCTGGGGATTGGCCGGCCTGATCTGGCTGCGTGAGCTGCTTCCCCGCATTCTCAAATTCATCAATCTCATCCCGTGGAAGTGGCGTTACGCCCTGACCGCCGTTGCGCTGGTGCTGATGCTTATCGATATCGTCGTCACCCTGATGGCGCTTGATTGCTGGTACGGACGCGTCGCCGGCCTGCCGCAGACCTCGCCGGTCGCCCGATTCTTCGGCGAGCATTTCGGCAACGCCGTGATGAAGCAACGCTTCCAGACCATGAGCATCAACCCCCAGTGGTCCGGCCGTGGGTGA